The window AAGTACCTACCTACTTTCTCAACCACCTGTACCAGGGTCATCCTTATCAGCCACAGCAATTTCACAAGAAACTCTCCTTGTCCCACTGATTGCCAAAACAAACTTcccaataaaaataaaccatcaTTCTTTAGCTTACTCCTTATGTCAAAGTTTTGCAACATGAACTCCATAGGTTTTGCAAAAGATTAGAACAGTCTAGCATACTGTGTACTTTTTAGAGGCAAGATAAACAAGATTTAATTCTCAGTATATGCcttaaaaaataaccaaatgCAAACATACTCTGccttggcagcactgcagcaacaGGAGTCCTGTCTATCAGGGTGTAGTTATTGCGCCCGAGGCATTCGTCCAGGACAAtcagcttctctgcagagcaggaggccaTTCCATGGTCACTTGTTATGATGACATTTACAGTGTCCCACAGGCCCGAGGCCTTCAGCTTGTTCATAAGGAAACCAACATGTTTATCCACTTCTTCCAACACTCTGTGCATGTTCTGGGTGTCACTTGGGCCATACTTGTGCCCACTTGCATCTGGTTCTTCCCAGTAGAGCACAGCAAAATTGACCACTGGGTCAGAGCTGTTCAGCCACTCAACAATTCTCTCCACTCTCTCCTCAAACTTCACGGAGAAGTTGTACTTCATGAAGAAATGAGGGGTTGTGTTGTTGATTTTTACATCACTACCGGGCCACATTGCAGCAGCACTTGCTCCCTTTCCCTGTTGTTGGTTTGTTACCCAAATTGGAACTGCATCATTCCACCAGAAGGGATCTGAATCGTTGAACTGTGAAAAATTTTTCTTGGCATCTGCATCGTACATGTCATTAGCCACAATGCCATGGCTTTCCTCATATAAACCTGTCACTATGGTGTAATGGTTTGGGAAGGTCTTGGTGATGAAAGTATTCTTGACTTCTTTTACAAGCACACCATCCTCAATGAATTCCTGGAGATGGGGAAGTTTGTAGGTTTCCAAGTAGTCAGCCCTGAAGCCATCAAAAGAGACGAGGAGCAACTTGGGTACCGAGTCACCAGCTGAGCAAGCACAACAGAGGAGGATTCCAGCAAAAAACAACATCAACACTGAGCTCATTGTGGAGACTTTGAAGTGCTTCCAGCAGGTAATCAGATGCACctgaaaaatttaaacagaCAAGGATGTAACCAAAACAATTCTACTGTGACCAGTT of the Camarhynchus parvulus chromosome 3, STF_HiC, whole genome shotgun sequence genome contains:
- the ENPP4 gene encoding bis(5'-adenosyl)-triphosphatase ENPP4; the encoded protein is MSSVLMLFFAGILLCCACSAGDSVPKLLLVSFDGFRADYLETYKLPHLQEFIEDGVLVKEVKNTFITKTFPNHYTIVTGLYEESHGIVANDMYDADAKKNFSQFNDSDPFWWNDAVPIWVTNQQQGKGASAAAMWPGSDVKINNTTPHFFMKYNFSVKFEERVERIVEWLNSSDPVVNFAVLYWEEPDASGHKYGPSDTQNMHRVLEEVDKHVGFLMNKLKASGLWDTVNVIITSDHGMASCSAEKLIVLDECLGRNNYTLIDRTPVAAVLPRQNKEDVYNLLKNCNSHMKVYLKEEIPDRFHYRHHKRIQPIILVADEGWTIVQNESLSKLGDHGYDNALPSMHPFLAALGPAFRRSSSHGSLANVDIYPMMCHVLGLTPRPHNGTFANTKCLLADQWCISVPEAIGIVIGVFMVLSTFTCIIIISKNRVAPSRPFARLQLQSDDDDPLIG